Proteins from one Ipomoea triloba cultivar NCNSP0323 chromosome 1, ASM357664v1 genomic window:
- the LOC116031744 gene encoding BRASSINOSTEROID INSENSITIVE 1-associated receptor kinase 1-like — translation MTRERLGVMDWRKILAFFLSFCLIPAFLRRGSIVSGNTEGDALSNLKSNLLDPNNVLQSWDATLVNPCTWFHVTCDSENSVTRVDLGNANLTGRLVPDLGRLEKLQYLELYSNNISGTIPSELGNLTRLVSLDLYQNQLSGNIPVSLGNLQQLRFLRLNNNSLGGTIPRVLTKVQSLQVLDFSNNFLQGTVPINGSFSLFTELSFLNNSRLKYAPTPPPAPISPTASSSGGSSTIGAIAGGVAAGAAILFAAPAILLAWWRRRKPQVHFFDVPAEEDPEVHLGQLKKFSLRELQVATDHFSNKNILGRGGFGKVYRGRLADGSLVAVKRLKEERSQGGEMQFQTEVEMISMAVHRNLLRLRGFCMTPTERLLVYPYMENGSVASRLRDRPESVPPLDWPVRKHIALGAARGLAYLHDHCDPKIIHRDVKAANILLDREMEAVVGDFGLAKLMNYKDTHVTTAVRGTIGHIAPEYLSTGKSSEKTDVFGYGVMLLEIITGQRAFDLARLANDDDVMLLDWVKGLLKEKKYEILVDADLQGMYEEDQVEQLIQVALLCTQGTPMERPRMAEVVGMLEGEGLAEKWEEWQKEEMFRADYSQAPHPIGWNIPDSTPNLQDEVLSGPR, via the exons ATGACGAGGGAGAGGTTGGGAGTAATGGATTGGAGGAAAATCTTGGCTTTCTTCTTGTCTTTCTGCTTGATTCCGGCGTTTCTCCGGCGGGGGTCTATAGTCTCCGGCAACACTGAAG GTGATGCATTGAGTAACCTGAAGTCCAATCTGCTTGATCCCAACAATGTTCTTCAGAGCTGGGATGCCACCCTTGTCAATCCCTGTACCTGGTTTCATGTCACCTGCGACAGCGAAAACAGCGTTACTAGAGT CGATTTGGGGAACGCGAATTTGACTGGGAGATTGGTTCCAGATCTTGGCCGGCTCGAGAAGTTGCAGTACCT GGAGCTGTATAGCAACAACATTAGTGGAACAATTCCAAGTGAGCTTGGAAACTTAACAAGGTTGGTCAGCTTGGATCTCTACCAGAACCAATTGAGTGGCAATATCCCTGTGTCTTTGGGCAATCTTCAACAACTGAGGTTCCT GAGGCTCAATAATAACTCTTTGGGAGGCACCATTCCCAGAGTATTAACCAAGGTTCAGTCACTGCAAGTCCT TGATTTCTCAAACAACTTTTTGCAAGGAACAGTTCCAATCAATGGTTCCTTTTCTCTTTTCACTGAACTCAG TTTCCTAAACAACTCAAGATTAAAATATGCTCCTACCCCTCCACCAGCTCCGATTTCCCCAACAGCCTCTTCTTCAG GGGGGAGCAGCACTATTGGTGCCATTGCTGGAGGAGTGGCTGCAGGTGCTGCAATTTTGTTTGCTGCTCCTGCAATTCTGCTGGCGTGGTGGCGGAGAAGGAAACCGCAAGTCCATTTCTTTGATGTTCCCG CTGAGGAGGACCCCGAGGTCCACCTTGGACAGCTGAAGAAGTTCTCTCTGCGCGAGCTGCAAGTTGCCACGGATCATTTCAGCAACAAGAACATACTCGGGAGAGGCGGGTTTGGCAAGGTGTACAGAGGGCGATTGGCTGATGGCTCGTTGGTTGCAGTGAAAAGACTCAAGGAGGAACGCAGCCAGGGCGGGGAGATGCAGTTCCAGACCGAAGTCGAGATGATTAGTATGGCTGTGCACAGAAATCTCCTCCGGTTGCGTGGCTTCTGCATGACACCAACTGAAAGGTTGCTCGTTTATCCTTACATGGAGAATGGGAGCGTTGCTTCACGTTTAAGAG ACCGACCTGAATCAGTGCCCCCGCTGGACTGGCCAGTGAGGAAGCATATTGCCCTCGGGGCTGCTAGAGGGCTCGCCTATTTGCACGACCATTGTGACCCGAAGATCATCCACCGCGATGTCAAAGCTGCAAACATTTTGCTGGACAGGGAGATGGAAGCCGTTGTGGGTGATTTCGGGCTGGCCAAACTCATGAACTACAAGGACACTCATGTTACCACTGCAGTGCGTGGCACAATTGGGCATATAGCTCCTGAGTATCTGTCAACTGGTAAATCTTCTGAGAAAACTGATGTTTTTGGGTATGGAGTTATGCTTTTGGAGATCATCACGGGACAGAGGGCGTTCGATCTTGCTCGCCTCGCCAACGATGATGATGTTATGTTGCTCGATTGG GTGAAGGGGCTTCTGAAGGAGAAGAAGTATGAAATACTAGTTGATGCAGATCTTCAGGGCATGTATGAGGAAGATCAAGTGGAGCAGCTGATTCAGGTCGCCCTGCTCTGCACGCAGGGCACCCCGATGGAGCGTCCACGAATGGCAGAAGTCGTGGGGATGCTGGAAGGCGAAGGGCTGGCCGAGAAGTGGGAGGAGTGGCAGAAGGAAGAAATGTTCAGGGCCGATTACAGCCAGGCGCCCCACCCTATTGGTTGGAACATCCCTGATTCCACACCAAATCTCCAAGATGAAGTGTTGTCTGGACCAAGATGA